The window GATCAGCAAGGGTTAATCCTCATCACAGTCGATACGCTCCGAGCAGACTTTCTCGGAGCCTATGGTCATCCGCGGGTTCAGACGCCGCACTTGGAACGGCTGGCCTCGGGTGGTCAGCTTTTTCGAACGGCCATTGCGCAGTCGAGTACGACTACGCCCAGCCATACATCGCTCATGACCAGCCTCTATCTACACGATCATAATGTGTACTCGAACTTTGAAGCTGTGGGTCAAGATCCGGCAACAATGGCTCAGCTTTTAAAGCAAGAGGGTTATGAAACGTTTGCCATGGTGAACATGCGCCACTTAAACCCAGAAGTTTCAAATTTGGGTGCCGGCTTTGATACGTTTATTCGCAGCGGCAACATGAGACGGGCCGAAGAGAGCATCGATGAATTTGTGAAATGGGTAGATGAAAAAGAAGGTAAAAAATTCTTTGCCTGGATTCACTTGGTAGATGTGCACACGCCCTATCGGCCACCACCACCGTATGACCGCCTCTATTACGATGGGGATGAACGAGATCCTGCAACGAAAACTCTAGATAAAATTTGGAGCTTGCTCCCGCACCATATGTCGGATCATCCGTATTTTCGCACCTGGCTTGCAGGTATACGGGATGTGGAGTGGGTGATCGCACAGTATCAAGGTGCCATTACCTATGTGGATGACCAAATAGGTCGGCTCATGGATGCCCTGGAGGACCGCGGTATCCTAGACGATACGGCTATGGTCGTGACCAGCGATCACGGTGAATCCATGGGTGAGCATGACATGTATTTCGTGCATACAGGCCTTTACGATTCCACGGTCAGAGTGCCGCTGATTACCTATTTCCCAGACTCCGGTCGTGCTGGGGTTGAGGTGCATGAAGTGGTCGAGCTGATTGACGTGATGCCGACTGTTTTAAACTATTTAGGCATTGAAGCGCCGCGAGCGATTCGTGGCCGTACTCTATGGCCTTTGATCCACGGGCAAATCGAGCCAGAGCGTATCGCCTTAACAGAACATGCCGGCCGCAACCTGGTGGCTTTACGGTCAGCTCAATATAAATACATCCGGCACCTGCGTACCCGAAGGCTTCAACCCTCCTACCCATTTAAGCGTGGTAGCGAGGAGCTTTATGACCTCAGCGTCGATCCGGGTGAGAAACAAAATATTGCAGACAAAAGCCCAGAATTGGTTGCTATGTTTCGCCGTGAGCTTAAAGAGCGCCGTAGGCAACGTTTGGATATGGATATTGGCCAAGCCCAGTTAAATGAGGATACTATCGAAGTTCTCCGAGCATTGGGTTATGTTCGTTAAGTTTTAAAAGAGTTCGACGATTGTTTATCGTGTGCTTTGTATTTAGTTCGTTCTAATTTATGGTGAGTTATGGCCGACGAAGAAGATGATTTTGACCAACACTTCGGCAGCGATGGACCCGCAGAAGATGGCGAGGAGTCAGAAACTGCAGATGAGGATGGGTCTGCAGATTCCGGTGAAGGCGAATCTGAAGAGGATGAAGAGGACTTTAGCAAAGAGTGGGGAGATCTTCCCGACGACCCTGTTAAGTTTGGCGGTGGCGGCAGCCCTCTCCAGAAAGCGATTCGCATTGGGTTGATGGTATTAGTGGGTGCTGGTGTACCTTCTATTCTTGTTGCTGTTCTTCATTTTACCGGCGCACTGGAGAGTATCCAGGATTCGATGAGCTCCAGCGATGATGAAGTCGCGGCGGACGAATCTACTCCCAAAGAGAAAAAGAAGAAAAAACGCTCTCGTAAAAGTAAGAAAAAGAAAAAGTCGAAAAGCTCAGGCCTCAAGCTCGATGGAGATAATCCTGGCGATGAGGTGAAACAAGACTGGGAGATTGAGTTTGGTGAAGTGCGCGTTTCTATCAAGGGCAAGGCTGAGCTTTGGGTAGACGGGGTATCTCTTGGCAAAGTTAAGAAGAAGAAGCTTAAGCTAAGCGCAGGGACTCATTTATTTCGCGCGAAGATGGGCAAGAAAAAAATAGCCATTCAAGGCAAGGTTGCAGCAGGTGGCACATTTGTCTTGAATTTAGACCTCAAGAAAATGAAGTCGAGCTTTCAAGCAAAAGGTGGCCGCAAGAAAAAGCGCTAGCCTCGCAGCCTTTCTAAATAACGGTTAACGAGCTTTCGTGACCAGAGATTCAATATCTGCCTCCAGTGCGCTCAAGCCTAAAGTTCCATTATATACCGACTGGATTTTGCCATTTTCATCGACCAAGATGAGTGTCGGGTACAAAGATACCATCAAACGCCTTCGTGCCTGGCCTCGGTCGAAAAATATTGGGAAGCTCAAGTTGTGGTCTTGCTTGAATTGAATCACCTCTTTGATTTTGGAGGGCTCGACGTTGATTGAGAGCAACTCGAATGAGTCGTTGGAAAATTTGCGGTGAATTTTCTCCAGTTGCGGCATCGCAGCCACGCAGGGCCCGCACCAGGTTGCCCAGATATCAATTAAGATGACCCGGCCCTTACTTTCATTGGGCATACGTTTGGTTCCGCTCGCATCGTAAATGAGAAAATCGGGTAAGCTGTCGCCTTGCATCAGGGGGCGTGCCCGTTCTGCGTTGTTCGAGATGAACTGCCCGGTCAAAGCGATCGAGCCAGCAATGATAAGTACAACGACCGAAGCCATTGGCCGATGAATTCGCTTTGCAGTGAGCAGAGGTACACCGCGAAAGCAAAGCGCCCAGTAAATAAGGACAACGCATGCTGCTATCACGCTTTGAACATCCGATAGGGTGGCAGAGGCGCCGCGATGATGGAGCAACCAGGGACTGTCAAAACCAGCATGACCAAGACAAGCGCTTAGGGCGACCAAAAGTGTGTAAGGCGCGAAGCAATATCCCGATACAATAATACAGTTCCAAAGTTCCCAAGAATCGTCGCTGCGGCGTTTGCGGTAATATAAAAGTGTGCCTAATCCGGCTGCGACACAGGCTTTAAGCAGGGACGCTTTAACAAAAAAGCTCCAGAGTGTGGTCAGTCCACTTACCGGGCTTTCGCTGGCCCTTAGCAGCCATCGACTCACAGTTAAGGGCGACTGAAAAATGTAATCGAGCGCCCACAAGAGCACGACCCAGCCAATCCCTTGGCCGGTAAGTCCAATGATCCGGGCACTTTCCACGGGTGAGATTAAAAATTTGGTCGGTAAAGGGGACTTTTTTAGGGACTTCGGCGAGTTCATTGACCCCAGGATGATCGTATCGGAGTTGGCTGGCAAGTGCCTCTGCGCCATTTCTGCAGGAACTTCCTGCCCTTGAAGACGTTGGGACCCTAAATACATGCGTTTTTGCGGGGGTTGAAACTTGTGTCGCCCTTGGCTTTCGAGGATTCTTATTGTTGGAACTATCGTGTGTAGAGATGCTGGGGCAGGATTTGTTGACTGTCCTCGGCTGGGTCTACAACAGAAGTGGTTGAACTTCGCGCATGGAAGGTCAGGGTAAATTCGTATCGATGCAGATGAAACTGATCGTGATGGTCGGTTTGTTTCTGTTATTTATGGCCGTTTGTCTCGGTGGCTTTTTTCAATATCGCTTGTCCGCCAACACGGACGCCTTGGGGCAAAAGCACGTTGAGGAAATCACTGCGGTACTCACGTTGGCGGTTCGATCCGCGCCAGATACTCAGTCTATTCAATCTGTGCTTGATGCGTTCAGCGATGTACCAGGTGCAACGCATGCAACCGTGCGCTCAACCAACGGTGATTTGATTGGTGCTTGGCCACGAAGTGGTGTGCATCTTGAGCAGCGCTCGAAACGACTCAGCGGAACCGTGGTGAAGAACGGTGAAATTTGGGTAACCCGCTCTGTAAAACTCCACGATGACCGCAAAGCGGCACTTACGATTTGTATCGACTTATCCTTCGAGAACTTGGCCCTCAAGCGCAGTAACTTCTGGGGCGTTATTATCCTCAGTATCTTGTTGATTGTATTTGGCGTCATGGCGAGCTCAGTGATTGCTCGGCGCCTGGTCAGACCTCTTCGGGAGCTTGTTCTTCAAACCGGCGAGCTTGTCGAAACCGGTGACCTCACTTCGACCATTGCTGTGGAATCCAACGATGAAACCGGGCAGCTTGCGATTAATTTCCGAACAGTCGTTGAAGGTCAGCGCGGCGCCTTGATTGCGATTCGGCGTTCAACAGACAGTGTTGGGCAGGTTATCTCGAAACTATCCGAAGCAGGAATGAGTGTTTCCTCAGGCGCTGTAACCATTCAGTCGCTGGTACGAGACACTGCAAGTTCCATTGAAGCGCTGCTCTCGAGTTTACGAGGTGTGAGCATCAACGTTGAAAGCTTGCAGGA is drawn from Deltaproteobacteria bacterium and contains these coding sequences:
- a CDS encoding sulfatase — translated: MDLSGSDAVELFEVEADQDQQGLILITVDTLRADFLGAYGHPRVQTPHLERLASGGQLFRTAIAQSSTTTPSHTSLMTSLYLHDHNVYSNFEAVGQDPATMAQLLKQEGYETFAMVNMRHLNPEVSNLGAGFDTFIRSGNMRRAEESIDEFVKWVDEKEGKKFFAWIHLVDVHTPYRPPPPYDRLYYDGDERDPATKTLDKIWSLLPHHMSDHPYFRTWLAGIRDVEWVIAQYQGAITYVDDQIGRLMDALEDRGILDDTAMVVTSDHGESMGEHDMYFVHTGLYDSTVRVPLITYFPDSGRAGVEVHEVVELIDVMPTVLNYLGIEAPRAIRGRTLWPLIHGQIEPERIALTEHAGRNLVALRSAQYKYIRHLRTRRLQPSYPFKRGSEELYDLSVDPGEKQNIADKSPELVAMFRRELKERRRQRLDMDIGQAQLNEDTIEVLRALGYVR
- a CDS encoding TlpA family protein disulfide reductase → MESARIIGLTGQGIGWVVLLWALDYIFQSPLTVSRWLLRASESPVSGLTTLWSFFVKASLLKACVAAGLGTLLYYRKRRSDDSWELWNCIIVSGYCFAPYTLLVALSACLGHAGFDSPWLLHHRGASATLSDVQSVIAACVVLIYWALCFRGVPLLTAKRIHRPMASVVVLIIAGSIALTGQFISNNAERARPLMQGDSLPDFLIYDASGTKRMPNESKGRVILIDIWATWCGPCVAAMPQLEKIHRKFSNDSFELLSINVEPSKIKEVIQFKQDHNLSFPIFFDRGQARRRLMVSLYPTLILVDENGKIQSVYNGTLGLSALEADIESLVTKAR